Proteins co-encoded in one Flavobacterium fluviale genomic window:
- a CDS encoding type 1 glutamine amidotransferase domain-containing protein → MKKNIAILATNGFEESELASPKAYLEEQGWNADIISLKSGTIKSWKDGNWGKEYNVDVVLDQANEADYDALVLPGGVINPDLLRREEAAVKFVRSFFESKKPVAAICHGPQILVDADVLQGRKVTSFFSVKNDLKNAGAQWEDSEVVVDNGLVTSRNPDDLPAFNKKMVEEIKEGKHERQTV, encoded by the coding sequence ATGAAAAAGAATATAGCCATATTAGCCACAAATGGATTTGAAGAATCAGAGTTAGCATCTCCTAAAGCATATCTGGAAGAGCAAGGATGGAATGCAGATATCATCAGTTTGAAATCGGGAACTATTAAATCTTGGAAAGACGGTAACTGGGGCAAAGAATATAATGTTGATGTTGTATTAGATCAGGCAAATGAAGCTGATTACGATGCTTTGGTTCTTCCGGGTGGAGTTATAAACCCTGATTTATTAAGAAGAGAAGAGGCTGCCGTAAAATTTGTACGTTCTTTTTTTGAAAGTAAAAAACCAGTAGCGGCTATTTGTCATGGACCTCAGATTCTGGTTGATGCAGATGTTTTACAAGGTCGAAAAGTAACTTCGTTCTTCTCTGTTAAAAACGATTTGAAAAATGCCGGAGCACAATGGGAAGACTCAGAAGTAGTCGTAGACAATGGATTAGTAACCAGCCGAAACCCAGATGATTTACCTGCTTTTAATAAAAAAATGGTAGAAGAAATTAAAGAAGGAAAACACGAGCGTCAGACAGTGTAG
- a CDS encoding efflux RND transporter periplasmic adaptor subunit, protein MNPENARIQKNLIRENVQPIKTTMKMKNVIITSFILALVLSSCADKNQAPTAPPPPVLPVLAITSANTTTDAEYPAAIQGTVDVEIRPQVSGNLDRIFVDEGAYVSKGQTLFKINERPFREQLNNALASLHAAEAALINANLEVDKLTPLVQNKVVSDYQLKTAKASQKIAAANIEQAKAMVGSAKINLGYTNVTAPVSGYIGRLPKKQGSLVSAADVEPLTTLSDVHEVFAYFSLGETDFINFKSQYAGSSLGDKIKKLPPVTLILADNNAYPQTGKIDMVDGQFDKTTGAITIRATFPNANGTLRSGNTGRIRLGLQHDDAILVPQAATIEMQDKVFVFTVGKDNKVTKMPITVVGKNGTNYLIKDGVKTGDQIVMSGIDKLQDGQAIQPEKAAKVAQVTNKK, encoded by the coding sequence ATGAATCCCGAGAATGCCAGAATACAAAAGAATTTAATCCGAGAAAATGTTCAACCAATTAAAACCACTATGAAAATGAAAAATGTAATTATAACCAGTTTTATTCTGGCCCTAGTACTAAGCAGCTGTGCCGATAAAAATCAGGCGCCTACTGCTCCACCGCCACCTGTTTTACCTGTGCTGGCTATCACAAGTGCAAATACAACTACTGACGCTGAATATCCTGCTGCAATACAAGGAACTGTTGATGTTGAAATTCGCCCGCAAGTAAGCGGAAACCTTGACAGAATTTTTGTTGACGAAGGTGCGTATGTAAGCAAAGGACAAACTTTATTCAAAATAAACGAACGTCCGTTTCGTGAGCAGTTAAACAATGCTTTGGCAAGTCTTCACGCTGCAGAAGCAGCTTTAATCAATGCTAATTTAGAAGTTGATAAACTGACTCCGCTGGTTCAAAATAAAGTAGTTTCTGATTATCAGTTGAAAACAGCTAAAGCTTCTCAAAAAATTGCTGCTGCGAATATCGAGCAGGCAAAAGCAATGGTTGGTTCTGCTAAAATTAATTTAGGCTATACAAATGTGACAGCTCCAGTAAGTGGTTACATCGGAAGACTGCCTAAAAAACAAGGAAGTTTAGTTTCTGCTGCTGATGTTGAGCCTTTAACGACCTTATCTGACGTTCATGAAGTTTTTGCTTATTTCTCTTTAGGCGAAACAGATTTCATCAATTTTAAATCACAATACGCCGGAAGTTCTTTAGGTGATAAAATCAAAAAACTGCCTCCGGTTACTTTGATTTTGGCTGATAATAACGCTTATCCTCAAACGGGAAAAATCGATATGGTTGACGGTCAGTTTGATAAAACTACGGGAGCGATTACCATTAGAGCAACTTTCCCCAATGCAAATGGAACGTTACGTTCTGGAAATACAGGAAGAATCCGTTTAGGATTACAACACGATGATGCGATTTTAGTACCGCAAGCTGCTACGATTGAAATGCAGGATAAAGTATTTGTGTTCACTGTCGGAAAAGACAACAAGGTAACCAAAATGCCAATTACAGTTGTGGGTAAAAACGGTACCAATTATTTAATTAAAGATGGTGTAAAAACAGGTGATCAAATCGTAATGAGCGGTATTGACAAACTTCAGGACGGACAGGCGATTCAGCCAGAGAAAGCTGCAAAAGTTGCCCAAGTAACTAATAAAAAATAA
- a CDS encoding cupin domain-containing protein: MKPLTILKTTIAVLFFQQTFSQETKKETAQPQYTIENCVNHFELDKATKTKVGYQYWFGDKNFTQENTLKMSIVEPGKSTHAPHHHVEEEFFYILEGTAEFYLDGKTKTAGPNTSFYCPSNMEHGIKNVGTTDLKYLVIKKDLR, translated from the coding sequence ATGAAACCACTAACTATCCTAAAAACCACAATTGCTGTTTTATTTTTCCAGCAGACCTTTTCTCAGGAAACCAAAAAAGAAACCGCACAGCCGCAATACACAATTGAAAACTGTGTCAATCATTTCGAATTAGACAAAGCCACTAAAACCAAAGTAGGTTATCAATATTGGTTCGGAGATAAAAATTTCACTCAGGAAAACACACTTAAAATGAGTATCGTCGAACCTGGCAAATCTACGCATGCACCACATCATCACGTCGAAGAAGAATTTTTCTATATCCTCGAAGGCACAGCCGAATTCTACCTTGACGGAAAAACCAAAACCGCCGGCCCTAACACGAGTTTCTACTGTCCCTCAAATATGGAACACGGAATAAAAAATGTTGGAACTACCGATTTGAAATATTTGGTTATTAAAAAGGATTTGAGGTAA
- a CDS encoding efflux RND transporter periplasmic adaptor subunit, which yields MKNKIQYSALFFAALFFLNSCKKEETIKAEIEPKTETFLLEKEKLTTELRLPAELTGFQQVDLYAKVSSFVKLLKVDIGTKVKKGQLLIVLEAPEISSQLAAAESRLKSMEAIYATSKSTYNRLYETSKVEGTISKNDLEMASGKKNSDYAQYQAAVAAHKEVGIMRGYLEIRAPFDGVVAARNVNLGTYVGPAGKGSDLPLLTIQQQDKLRLAVSIPELYTGYLHNGDEMSFNVKSLPETFKAKITRMSGALDLKLRSERVEMDVINTKKDLLPGMVAEVLLPLNAKDSTFVVPKSAVVNSAEGLFVIKVLNHKATRVNIKKGREIDDKIEIFGDLNPKDKLVKIASEETKEGDTINE from the coding sequence ATGAAAAATAAAATACAATATAGCGCGCTGTTTTTTGCAGCATTATTTTTCCTAAACAGCTGTAAAAAAGAAGAAACGATAAAAGCTGAAATCGAACCTAAAACGGAAACGTTTCTTTTAGAAAAAGAAAAACTGACTACAGAATTGCGTTTACCAGCAGAATTAACGGGTTTCCAACAAGTTGATTTATACGCCAAAGTGAGCAGTTTCGTAAAACTATTAAAAGTTGATATTGGAACGAAAGTAAAAAAAGGACAGCTTTTGATTGTGTTAGAAGCGCCGGAAATCAGTTCGCAATTGGCTGCTGCCGAGTCAAGACTGAAATCTATGGAAGCGATTTACGCTACCAGCAAAAGCACTTACAACCGTTTGTATGAAACAAGCAAAGTAGAAGGAACGATTTCTAAAAACGACTTGGAAATGGCAAGCGGTAAAAAGAATTCTGATTACGCACAATATCAGGCTGCGGTTGCGGCACACAAAGAAGTGGGCATTATGAGAGGTTATCTTGAAATTCGCGCTCCTTTTGACGGTGTTGTAGCGGCTAGAAATGTAAATTTAGGAACTTATGTTGGTCCAGCCGGAAAAGGTTCAGATCTGCCTTTATTGACGATTCAGCAGCAGGATAAATTGCGTTTAGCGGTTTCTATTCCAGAATTGTATACGGGATATTTACACAACGGCGACGAAATGAGTTTTAATGTAAAATCACTGCCGGAAACTTTTAAAGCGAAAATTACCAGAATGTCTGGCGCTTTAGATTTGAAACTGCGTTCTGAGCGTGTTGAAATGGACGTTATCAATACTAAAAAAGATCTTTTACCTGGAATGGTGGCCGAAGTTTTATTGCCGTTAAACGCAAAAGACAGCACATTTGTAGTTCCGAAATCGGCGGTGGTGAATTCTGCTGAAGGTTTATTCGTGATCAAAGTTTTGAACCACAAAGCAACAAGAGTCAACATTAAAAAAGGAAGAGAAATCGACGATAAAATCGAAATATTCGGTGATTTAAACCCGAAAGATAAACTGGTAAAAATTGCCAGCGAAGAAACTAAGGAAGGCGATACAATAAACGAATAA
- a CDS encoding efflux RND transporter permease subunit, whose product MNLIRFALRKPISILVLVAGLFFFGIGAIKDIKVDILPKMNLPVIYIAHPFGGYTPDQMEAYFAKTYVNILPFANGVKSVETKNIQGLMIMKLTYYENTNMAQAAAELSSLSNRIQAAFPPGTQPPFIIRFDASSLPIGQLVLSSKIRSNNELQDLANVYVRASFTSIPGLLSPAPFGGSPRTIEVNVDPDLLRSHNMTPDQVVEAIRVNNQTAPGGNVRMGDKNYITPTNNTIKEVKDFENIPLFKGSVQNLKLGDVATVKDGADITAGYALVNGKRSVYISIAKAGDASTWDVVQKLKSELPKIQSTLPEDVKLSYEFDQSVYVINSVKSLITEGIIGAVLTGLMVLLFLGDRRAALIVILTIPISIISGVLFLKLFGQTINLMSLSGLALAIGILVDESTVTIENIHQHLDMGKPKALAIWDACQEIALPKLLILLCILAVFAPAFTMVGIPGALFLPLALAIGFSMVISFLLSQTFVPVMANWLMKAHPKHDHTPEITDDEAEFNACGLTPESERELITQKKNYVEKEDTNSDGKIGAFERFRIRFMKTLDRLFVHKKATSIVYLVSATVLALVLITFIGKDVFPKTNSSQFQLRLRAPDGTRLERTEEQAVITLKELKKMVGPEHIGISSVYVGQHPSLFSINPIYLFMAGSHEAVFQVSLKDYHADMDEFKDEFRARLKKLLPDTKVSFEPIELTDKVLSQGSPTPIEIRIAGKDKKRNELYANQIVDKLKAISYFRDVQIGQPIHYPAMNIDIDRTRAAELGVDMNDISRSLVASTSSSRYTDKNMWVDERAGLSYNVQVQVPLNQMKSKTDIGEIPLLRNSLRPVLSDVAKITPGFVSGENDNLGAMPYITVTANINQTDLGTATKDVGRTISSLGELPRGLFITPIGLSTVLTETLSSLQSGLLVAVFVIFLMLAANFQSFKVSLVILTTVPAVVLGALLMLTITGSTLNLQSYMGIIMSVGVSIANAVLLVTNAEQLRKINGNALESAREAAALRLRPIIMTSVAMIAGMLPMAIGHGEGGDQVSPLGRAVIGGLLFSTFAVLLILPQIFAWAQEKTTTQSVSLDPEDEESIHYISSISKSKVGKS is encoded by the coding sequence ATGAATTTAATACGTTTTGCACTCCGCAAACCCATTTCCATATTAGTATTGGTTGCGGGTCTATTTTTCTTCGGAATTGGTGCCATCAAAGACATTAAGGTAGATATTTTACCAAAAATGAATTTGCCGGTTATCTATATTGCGCATCCTTTTGGAGGTTATACGCCAGACCAGATGGAAGCTTATTTTGCCAAGACTTACGTCAACATTCTGCCTTTTGCCAATGGTGTAAAGTCGGTAGAAACCAAAAATATTCAGGGGTTAATGATCATGAAATTAACCTATTATGAAAACACCAATATGGCGCAGGCGGCAGCTGAGTTAAGTTCACTTTCGAACAGAATTCAGGCGGCATTTCCTCCGGGAACACAACCTCCGTTTATCATTCGTTTTGATGCTTCTTCACTGCCAATCGGGCAATTGGTTTTGAGCAGTAAAATACGTTCAAACAACGAATTACAAGATTTAGCTAACGTTTATGTTCGTGCTTCGTTTACTTCGATTCCAGGATTATTGTCTCCAGCACCTTTCGGCGGAAGCCCAAGAACAATTGAGGTTAACGTTGACCCAGATTTACTGCGTTCGCACAATATGACTCCAGATCAAGTTGTAGAAGCGATTCGTGTTAACAACCAGACGGCTCCAGGCGGAAACGTGCGAATGGGCGACAAAAATTATATCACGCCAACCAATAATACAATTAAAGAAGTTAAGGATTTTGAAAACATTCCGTTATTCAAAGGAAGCGTTCAAAACTTAAAATTAGGCGATGTAGCGACTGTAAAAGATGGTGCAGATATTACTGCGGGTTATGCTTTGGTTAACGGAAAACGTTCGGTTTACATCAGTATCGCAAAAGCCGGAGATGCTTCGACTTGGGATGTGGTTCAGAAATTAAAATCAGAACTTCCTAAAATTCAGAGTACATTACCCGAAGACGTAAAATTATCATACGAATTTGACCAGTCGGTTTATGTAATCAACTCAGTTAAAAGTTTAATTACCGAAGGAATTATCGGTGCGGTCTTAACGGGTTTAATGGTTTTATTATTCTTAGGAGATAGACGTGCCGCGTTAATCGTAATTTTAACGATTCCGATTTCGATTATTTCTGGCGTTTTATTCCTGAAATTATTTGGGCAGACGATCAACTTAATGTCTTTATCAGGATTGGCTTTGGCAATTGGTATTTTGGTGGATGAAAGTACGGTTACGATCGAAAATATTCACCAGCATCTCGACATGGGAAAACCAAAAGCACTCGCCATTTGGGATGCCTGTCAGGAAATTGCTTTACCAAAATTATTGATTTTATTGTGTATTCTTGCCGTATTTGCACCAGCATTTACAATGGTTGGTATTCCGGGAGCGTTGTTTCTGCCTTTGGCTTTAGCAATCGGATTTTCTATGGTAATTTCATTTTTATTATCGCAGACTTTTGTGCCTGTAATGGCCAACTGGTTAATGAAAGCGCATCCAAAACACGATCATACGCCTGAAATTACAGATGATGAAGCTGAATTTAATGCCTGCGGCTTAACTCCGGAATCTGAAAGAGAACTTATTACGCAGAAAAAAAACTATGTAGAAAAAGAAGATACAAACAGCGATGGAAAAATAGGTGCTTTTGAGCGTTTTAGAATTCGTTTTATGAAAACTCTGGATCGATTATTCGTTCATAAAAAAGCAACCAGTATTGTGTATCTGGTTTCTGCAACGGTTTTAGCACTGGTTTTAATTACTTTCATCGGAAAAGATGTATTCCCGAAAACCAATTCAAGTCAGTTTCAGCTGCGACTTCGTGCTCCAGACGGAACGCGTTTAGAAAGAACAGAAGAACAAGCTGTAATTACGTTAAAAGAATTGAAAAAAATGGTTGGGCCAGAACATATCGGAATATCTTCTGTGTATGTTGGACAGCACCCGTCTTTATTCTCCATCAACCCGATTTACTTGTTTATGGCAGGTTCGCATGAAGCGGTATTTCAAGTAAGTTTAAAAGATTATCATGCCGATATGGATGAGTTTAAAGACGAGTTCAGGGCAAGATTGAAAAAATTACTGCCAGACACTAAAGTTTCTTTTGAACCAATTGAATTAACGGATAAGGTTTTAAGCCAAGGTTCTCCTACTCCAATCGAAATTCGAATTGCAGGAAAAGATAAAAAACGAAATGAGTTATATGCGAATCAAATTGTTGACAAACTAAAAGCAATTTCGTATTTCAGAGATGTGCAGATCGGACAACCAATTCATTATCCAGCAATGAATATTGATATTGACAGAACCCGTGCGGCAGAATTGGGCGTAGACATGAACGATATTTCGCGTTCGCTTGTCGCTTCAACCTCATCATCAAGATACACCGATAAAAATATGTGGGTCGATGAAAGAGCAGGATTATCATACAACGTTCAGGTTCAGGTTCCGTTGAACCAGATGAAAAGTAAAACTGATATTGGAGAAATTCCGTTATTGAGAAACTCGCTTCGTCCTGTTTTAAGCGACGTTGCCAAAATTACACCCGGATTTGTAAGTGGTGAAAATGACAATTTAGGGGCCATGCCGTACATTACCGTTACTGCAAACATCAACCAAACCGATTTAGGTACGGCAACAAAAGATGTAGGCAGAACAATTAGTTCTCTTGGCGAATTACCACGTGGTTTGTTTATCACGCCAATTGGACTAAGTACTGTACTGACTGAAACATTAAGCAGTTTACAATCAGGATTATTGGTTGCCGTTTTTGTAATCTTCTTAATGTTGGCCGCTAATTTCCAGTCGTTCAAAGTTTCGTTAGTAATCTTAACGACAGTTCCGGCGGTAGTTTTAGGAGCCTTATTAATGCTGACTATTACAGGTTCTACTCTAAACTTACAATCGTATATGGGAATCATTATGTCGGTTGGAGTTTCGATTGCCAATGCCGTTTTATTGGTTACGAATGCCGAACAGCTTCGAAAAATAAATGGCAACGCCTTAGAATCTGCGCGTGAAGCTGCAGCGCTGCGTTTGCGTCCAATTATCATGACATCTGTTGCGATGATTGCGGGTATGTTGCCAATGGCAATTGGCCACGGCGAAGGAGGCGATCAGGTTTCTCCGTTAGGAAGAGCGGTTATCGGCGGACTTTTATTTTCTACTTTTGCCGTACTATTAATCCTTCCGCAGATATTTGCCTGGGCACAAGAAAAAACAACGACACAATCTGTTTCTTTAGATCCTGAAGACGAAGAAAGTATCCATTATATCTCATCAATAAGTAAGTCGAAAGTTGGAAAATCATAA
- a CDS encoding GIY-YIG nuclease family protein, with the protein MLNSQIGFHSYYVYIITNEHRTSFYIGVTNNLKQRLAKHKENIDLNINSFAAKYNIQFLVYYEKFTWIQEAIAREKELKKWRRDKKINLIRSFNENFEFLNYHFE; encoded by the coding sequence ATGTTAAATTCGCAAATTGGCTTTCATAGCTATTACGTTTATATTATCACTAATGAACATCGTACTTCTTTTTATATTGGTGTAACCAATAATTTAAAGCAGAGACTTGCAAAACACAAGGAAAACATTGACTTAAATATCAATTCTTTTGCTGCAAAATATAATATTCAATTTTTAGTTTATTATGAAAAATTCACTTGGATACAAGAAGCAATTGCGAGAGAAAAAGAATTAAAAAAATGGAGAAGAGATAAAAAAATTAATTTGATAAGAAGTTTTAATGAAAATTTTGAATTTCTTAATTATCATTTTGAATAA
- a CDS encoding TetR/AcrR family transcriptional regulator, whose amino-acid sequence MASKDRILRQKEETRNNILGAAYDIVKDEGWNGLSMRKIADRIEYTAPIIYEYFSNKEAILEELTGKGFMKLAKELQTAKAKFEKPEDQLEAMWMTYWDFAFTNTEMYQLMFGVQMTCCAQRCSAQEAPYKLFTGVIAEIMKDSNPSQDIIKQKYFTFFSVIHGLIAINIINKSDILETINAQILKDAIGGIIKSIQ is encoded by the coding sequence ATGGCTAGTAAAGATCGAATTTTAAGACAAAAAGAAGAGACAAGGAACAACATCCTTGGCGCTGCTTATGATATCGTGAAAGATGAAGGCTGGAATGGTTTGAGTATGCGTAAAATTGCCGACAGAATCGAATATACTGCTCCTATTATTTATGAATATTTCTCAAATAAAGAAGCAATTTTAGAAGAACTGACTGGCAAAGGTTTTATGAAACTGGCTAAAGAGTTACAAACTGCTAAAGCCAAATTTGAAAAACCCGAAGATCAATTAGAAGCCATGTGGATGACTTACTGGGACTTCGCTTTTACTAATACTGAAATGTATCAGTTAATGTTTGGTGTTCAAATGACCTGCTGCGCACAGCGATGTTCGGCTCAGGAAGCACCTTACAAATTGTTCACGGGTGTTATTGCTGAGATTATGAAAGACAGCAACCCAAGTCAGGATATCATTAAACAAAAATATTTTACTTTCTTTTCTGTTATTCATGGTTTAATCGCCATTAACATCATCAATAAAAGTGATATTTTAGAAACAATAAATGCTCAGATTTTGAAGGATGCCATTGGTGGTATCATCAAATCTATACAATAA
- a CDS encoding DUF4365 domain-containing protein produces the protein MTDNIIMEEISKTYLETIANGKGYFNSVARDYGTDMTIRRANYCSTKKRYLTIGKSVDLQIKAVSEKYVEGINDPTSTTIKYVLEAKNYNDLVTRANEGGICMPLYLCVVVLPDDKINWYSLNTNELIIRKCAFWYQVPDGASETTNSTSVTIHIPKSNVISESFYDDIFNTLS, from the coding sequence ATGACTGACAATATTATAATGGAAGAAATTTCTAAGACATACTTAGAAACTATAGCTAACGGAAAAGGTTATTTCAATTCTGTTGCAAGAGATTATGGAACAGATATGACAATCAGACGTGCGAACTATTGCTCTACAAAAAAAAGGTATTTAACAATAGGAAAATCCGTTGATCTTCAAATTAAAGCTGTTTCTGAAAAATATGTTGAAGGAATTAATGACCCAACATCCACAACAATAAAATATGTACTTGAAGCAAAAAACTATAATGATTTAGTTACTCGTGCAAATGAAGGAGGCATATGTATGCCATTATATCTTTGTGTAGTTGTATTGCCCGATGATAAAATAAATTGGTACTCTCTAAATACTAATGAATTAATAATAAGAAAATGTGCTTTTTGGTATCAAGTTCCTGATGGAGCAAGTGAAACAACAAATTCTACAAGCGTTACAATTCACATTCCAAAATCTAATGTGATTTCGGAAAGCTTTTACGATGATATTTTTAATACTTTAAGCTAA